A window of Equus caballus isolate H_3958 breed thoroughbred chromosome 10, TB-T2T, whole genome shotgun sequence contains these coding sequences:
- the FAM229B gene encoding protein FAM229B produces the protein MPFRFGMQPRFPVEGGDSSTGLEPGMSSGAACNGKEMSPTRQLRRCPGSHCLTITDVPITVYATMRKPPAQSSKEMHPK, from the exons ATGCCTTTTCGGTTTGGGATGCAGCCAAGGTTTCCAGTGGAAGGAGGAGATTCTTCAACTGGGCTAGAACCTGGGATGAGCTCCGGGGCTGCCTGTAACGGGAAAGAGATGTCACCAACCAG GCAACTACGAAGATGCCCTGGAAGTCATTGCCTGACAATAACTGATGTTCCCATCACTGTCTATGCAACAATGAGAAAGCCACCTGCACAAAGCAGCAAGGAAATGCATCCTAAATAG